Below is a genomic region from Echinicola rosea.
CTACAGGTGGTGAAGTGGTGACCGCCCAAATTTCAGATGCCATGGATGAGGTGTTTGATGATGTGACCATTGCCGAGGATAATACCCTCCCTTGGGTAAATCCTCCAGCAAACCTTCTTTATATCAATACCGCTTCCAATGGAGAGGTAATGGCTGCGACTGCGCCGGGCAGTGGCGGCAGTGATGAAGGTGGTGCCGTGCTCTACGTCCGTTTTGATGCAGGGGTGGAGTTCTACTCTGGCGCTGGGGAATCTCCTGCTGGACCGAGGACATACTTTGGCTTCGGTGCTGATGAGGGTGAATCCTACTATTGGCAGCTTACAGAGGAGGCCAAGTCGGTATATTTTGAGGAAATTCTCAGGTTGGTTTTGATGTAAGCCAAGAATATAATTCTGCTGTCAGCCCAACAGTAGGCAATCATATAAACTGGAAACCAGCTGCAAAAATGAATTGTGCAGCTGGTTTTTTCATTTCTAAAAACCTTAGGTTCCTAGCGCCTTTGTGGCCTACCATTCATCCCAGACGATTATAACAGCGAGGTACCCACTAGTCTGGATTTGAAATGCGGACTGCTGAGAAAGGCATTTGTAATGCCACCTGTTTAGTAGTAACCTCAGTTCGATTATAAAATCGTCACTGTGAGGCTTAGAGGTAGGCCTGAGCGGGTGGAAGCCGTGGCAGCTCGCCGCGGCGAGTTGCCACACCCTTTTCCAACCCACATCCTCCTAAAAAGGGTTCGCTATGACGCTTTTAATACTAAAATTAAGTCGAGCTCAGGTTAGTAAGAAAGAAGCTCGATTTAATGAAAAATGTGATACGGGGAACCGCTCTTTACCAAACGGCATTGAAAGCGGGTTTGCTCCCCTGAATAATTTCTTGCAGCGTCCCAGTAGCGATCTCATCACTCTTGTCTATTGCTGAGCACTTTGCCATATAAATATTGTACTGAACTTGCTGGACTAGGTTTTACAATTTTGCTCCCTGTTGCGATGACTCATAGAGCGAAATTGGGGTAATTTTAGTTTTTTTTTCGTCATGATCCATTGTCGCGTAGTGCAAAAATAGTATAAGGTTATGGTAGAAAAATACCTAGCTGGAAAATAGGGGTTAAGGACCAAATAATCGTTTTAGCAGTGTATATGCTTATATTGCAACGGATGTTTGTGATTTTATTGTGCGTTTAGTCAGTATTTATATAGCCTAAATATTCATTTTTTCAATATAATATTTGCATTTTAATAAGTGTAAATAATACGCCTACCAGTATAAACCAGAACACTTACGGGGGATAACTTTTTTAAATTTCGATTAGTGTCATTTTTAGGAAATAAACGCGTATTCGTGTCTTGTTTGGTCAAAATAAAATTATAGACGAATTCCGTTTTGCTTTTGAAGTGACGAAGAGTTGATTAACAATAAAACCTCAATAATCTATGAACAACTTTACAAAACTGCTTTTTGCGAGTTTTTGCTTGTCAGGGGTTTTCCTGTTTGGATGCAAGGAAGAATTCGATGAGTACTACGCCCGCCCAGAAGGTCTGGAAGGGCCGGTTTATCAGGTGCTTTCCGATTCTGTTCGCTTTCGGGGAAACTTTGACCATTACCTGGCCTTGGTGGATAGGGCCGGATACAAGCAAACCCTCAGCTCAGCGGGCTATTGGACCGTATTTGCTCCCAATGACGAAGCCTTTGAGCAATATTTTCAAGAAAACGGCCTCAGCGGTATTGATGATATCTCTGAGGAGAAGGCCTATGAAATCGTTACCTATTCCCTTGTGTACAATGCCTATAGCATGAGGGATCTGGGCTATTACCAAACCGGTCCTGGTAATGACACCCTTTCTTCTGCTTTCAGAAGAAAGACGGCCTATTATAAGGGCGTTTATAAGGATGATGTTTACGGGCAAGAGCTAGATGTGGTGGATGCCAATAGAAATGGCGTGGCCACCTACAACATCAATGACAACAACAACAAATACATTCCTTATTACGTGCAGCATTACCTGGACAGGTTGAATCTGACGGCAGATGATATTGAAGGCTTTTATGATCGGCCTTATTCGGGTGCCCAAGTGGCCAATGCCAATGTTGTGCAGTCTAATGTTCCCGCAGAAAACGGTTATATCCATACCGTGGACCGGGTGATAGAGCCGATGCCCAATATTGCAGACTACCTGAAGGGTAAGCCTGAATACAGCCTTTTTAAGTCTATTCTGGAAATGGACTTCAGGAATGAAGAAAACAATACCGCAGTCAATTACGATGGGACGACCTATCCAGAACTCACCGAGCGATTTGCGCCGGTGTATGATTTGTCTGGCCCCGTCTATGTGAAGTCTTACACAGGAACGTATGCTTTTGCGCCTAACAATGAGAACTTCCTGACTGGAGGCAATGATGCCCAGTCTGATAGCTGGACGCTTTTTGCACCCAACAACGAAGCCCTTCAGCAGTTTTTGGATGAAGTGCTCTTGGAGTATTACGGGGAACTTGCCAATGTGCCTGATCCGATCCTGTTTGATTTTGTAAATATGCACATGTGGCAGACGGCCCTATGGCCAAGCCGATTTACCTTGGTGTCCAACTTACTTAATGAAGAAGCGCGCTTTGATGCTGAAACGGACCTGGTAGAGCGAAAAGTCCTGAGCAATGGCCTTTTTTATGGTACCAACCAAGTGCAGCAAGGAAATTTCTTCTTTACCGTTTACAGCAGACCTTATTTGGATCCTGATTACAGCATCATGCTGCAGCTGCTGAACAGCTACCGGTTTACCGTTTCTGATCCAGGGCAGAATTTTGCCATGCTCCTGATGTCCAATCAGCAGCTCAACGATGCAGGGTTTGTGTACGATCCGGGCGGGCGTGATGTGTGGACCTATAATGGATCTGCTTCTCAGGCCTATGAGCGGTTGATAAGAATGTTGGAAATGAGCATCATTAAGCTGGAGAGTCCAGATGAACTGGAAGATATTTCAGGTGAAGGCATCATGGAAACATTAGGTGGAGAATATATCCGTTATGAAAACGGTCAGTTTTTCGCGTCAGGAAATGTCGAAAGCGGTGAATACATCGATGTCAATGAAGAGGAAACGTATGAGGCTGTAAACGGCCGTGATTTTTATACAGAAGGATTGGTTTCCTACACCGAAAAGACGCTGGCAGAGATCATCCTAGAGACACCACAGTTTGCCAAATTTGCGGAATACCTGCAGAATTCCTCCATATATGACGCGGCAACCTTACAGATCGAAGGCGTGTCTCCGGGACAGTTTTTTACCGTTTTGGTGCCTAGTGAAGAAGCGATAGAC
It encodes:
- a CDS encoding fasciclin domain-containing protein; this translates as MNNFTKLLFASFCLSGVFLFGCKEEFDEYYARPEGLEGPVYQVLSDSVRFRGNFDHYLALVDRAGYKQTLSSAGYWTVFAPNDEAFEQYFQENGLSGIDDISEEKAYEIVTYSLVYNAYSMRDLGYYQTGPGNDTLSSAFRRKTAYYKGVYKDDVYGQELDVVDANRNGVATYNINDNNNKYIPYYVQHYLDRLNLTADDIEGFYDRPYSGAQVANANVVQSNVPAENGYIHTVDRVIEPMPNIADYLKGKPEYSLFKSILEMDFRNEENNTAVNYDGTTYPELTERFAPVYDLSGPVYVKSYTGTYAFAPNNENFLTGGNDAQSDSWTLFAPNNEALQQFLDEVLLEYYGELANVPDPILFDFVNMHMWQTALWPSRFTLVSNLLNEEARFDAETDLVERKVLSNGLFYGTNQVQQGNFFFTVYSRPYLDPDYSIMLQLLNSYRFTVSDPGQNFAMLLMSNQQLNDAGFVYDPGGRDVWTYNGSASQAYERLIRMLEMSIIKLESPDELEDISGEGIMETLGGEYIRYENGQFFASGNVESGEYIDVNEEETYEAVNGRDFYTEGLVSYTEKTLAEIILETPQFAKFAEYLQNSSIYDAATLQIEGVSPGQFFTVLVPSEEAIDAAVAAGTLPADPMTGDAAEREAIAAFLKYHFVPRNTIVPDGKKIVSENGEDFSTLLASLDGEIKEVVIDNSADGFQPPYTMTVTDLQGNVANVDIPNSNVLASYAVLHQIDRVLESN